One window of the Verrucomicrobium sp. genome contains the following:
- a CDS encoding DUF1926 domain-containing protein — translation MKKKVTLLWAVHFHQPLGNFGEIFDKYAAEACAPFLAALEEQPSVKVSLHFSGVLLSYLKEKQGAVFERLGRLVSRGQVELLGGGFYEPIFSLIPREDAEAQLGKMSDWIEAEFGAAPHGAWLPESVWEPHFVEPLFRSGYRYTLLEDSLFEAAGWKRAQLFRAFRTSHLNRQILVFPYNRLWSRQIPLEGMREIKAAFTQLANRPERQIVTLAQNGDRYGFLPSLRQAVYEGGALREWLRYLAEDSGIETARLGDVAPVGPSWPLALLPGGAAEDLEPCSMPAPVQKDYEAARSELSRRYDNDRFVGFFRGGAWLSFLAKYPEARRMHAKLLWLRDRVEELPHGHARDAAREALLAAQDHSVYWHARQGGVHANYLRDAVYQRLIEAEIQLHSRDASHAPRLLQTDYDGDEQDEVFLHADLAGLLVAPHYGGSVGEFSFWPTRFNVGNTFSRRAEAYHNGNPAPVQDWYERRIFQDHFVAPYTQRENFARNDFIEYGDFADQPYEIVKTATEKQACSVTLERQGALYVHGDRRPLTCRKTLWLENPGRLTVDYVLLNTGTLPTDVLFVPEVNYTCLSGDGPERFFQLEGGEEEPCSRELGMDKVSGWRIVDRTRRLEWRWKISPEARLWHHPVYTLTPAAPEMEPHYQGSAIQIVWPLQLAAGGEARFRIVCEMAELQG, via the coding sequence ATGAAGAAGAAGGTCACCCTCCTCTGGGCGGTTCATTTCCACCAGCCGCTCGGTAATTTCGGGGAGATCTTCGACAAATACGCCGCGGAGGCGTGCGCCCCGTTTCTGGCCGCGCTGGAAGAGCAGCCCTCCGTGAAGGTCTCCCTCCATTTTTCCGGCGTCCTTCTTTCATACCTCAAGGAGAAGCAGGGGGCCGTCTTCGAACGGCTGGGCCGCCTGGTCTCCCGCGGGCAGGTGGAATTGCTGGGCGGCGGCTTCTACGAGCCGATCTTCAGCCTCATTCCCCGGGAAGACGCCGAGGCGCAGCTCGGCAAGATGAGCGACTGGATCGAGGCCGAGTTCGGCGCCGCCCCGCATGGCGCGTGGCTGCCGGAGTCGGTCTGGGAACCCCACTTCGTCGAGCCTCTTTTCCGTTCCGGCTACCGCTACACGCTTTTGGAGGACTCTCTCTTCGAGGCGGCGGGTTGGAAGCGGGCGCAGCTCTTCCGCGCCTTCCGCACCAGCCACCTGAACCGGCAGATCCTCGTCTTCCCCTACAACCGCCTGTGGTCCCGCCAGATCCCCCTGGAAGGGATGCGGGAAATCAAGGCGGCCTTCACCCAGCTGGCCAACCGGCCGGAGCGGCAGATCGTCACCCTGGCCCAGAACGGCGACCGCTACGGCTTCCTCCCCTCCCTGCGGCAGGCCGTCTACGAGGGCGGCGCGCTCAGGGAGTGGCTGCGCTACCTGGCGGAGGATTCCGGCATCGAGACGGCGCGGCTGGGGGACGTCGCCCCCGTGGGGCCCTCCTGGCCGCTGGCCCTGCTGCCCGGCGGCGCGGCGGAGGACCTGGAGCCCTGCTCCATGCCCGCGCCCGTGCAGAAGGATTACGAGGCGGCCCGCAGCGAGCTATCCCGCCGGTATGACAATGACCGCTTCGTCGGCTTCTTCCGGGGCGGCGCGTGGCTTTCCTTCCTGGCAAAGTATCCGGAGGCCCGCCGCATGCACGCCAAGCTCCTGTGGCTGCGGGACCGGGTGGAGGAGCTGCCCCACGGCCACGCGCGCGACGCCGCGCGGGAGGCGCTGCTGGCGGCGCAGGACCACTCCGTCTACTGGCACGCCCGGCAGGGCGGCGTCCATGCCAACTACCTGCGTGACGCCGTCTACCAGCGGCTGATCGAGGCCGAAATCCAGCTCCACTCCCGCGACGCGAGCCACGCGCCGCGCCTTCTCCAGACCGATTACGACGGGGACGAGCAGGACGAGGTCTTCCTGCACGCCGATCTGGCGGGCCTCCTCGTCGCCCCCCATTACGGGGGCAGCGTGGGAGAGTTTTCCTTCTGGCCCACCCGCTTCAACGTGGGCAACACCTTCTCCCGCCGCGCGGAAGCCTATCATAACGGCAACCCCGCGCCGGTGCAGGATTGGTATGAGCGGAGGATCTTCCAGGACCACTTCGTCGCGCCCTACACCCAGCGGGAAAACTTTGCCCGGAACGATTTCATCGAATACGGCGACTTTGCCGACCAGCCTTACGAGATCGTCAAGACCGCCACGGAGAAGCAGGCCTGCTCCGTGACGCTGGAGCGGCAGGGCGCCCTCTACGTCCACGGGGACCGCCGCCCCCTCACCTGCCGCAAGACCCTGTGGCTGGAGAATCCCGGGCGGCTGACCGTGGACTACGTCCTGCTGAACACCGGCACGCTGCCGACCGATGTCCTCTTCGTCCCGGAGGTCAACTACACCTGCCTCTCCGGCGACGGGCCGGAGCGATTCTTCCAGCTGGAAGGCGGCGAGGAGGAGCCATGCAGCCGGGAGCTGGGAATGGACAAGGTGTCCGGCTGGCGGATCGTCGACCGCACCCGCCGCCTGGAATGGCGGTGGAAGATCTCCCCGGAAGCCCGGCTCTGGCACCATCCGGTCTATACCCTCACCCCGGCTGCGCCTGAAATGGAGCCGCACTACCAAGGCTCCGCCATCCAGATCGTCTGGCCGCTGCAGCTCGCCGCGGGCGGCGAGGCGCGCTTCCGCATCGTTTGCGAAATGGCCGAATTACAGGGTTGA
- the gcvP gene encoding aminomethyl-transferring glycine dehydrogenase — MSNALPDPLLPRHLGSGQEEVAAMLAAVGQPSLDALADAAVPAAIRLRRPLDLPAPVGEGEALEKLRAIAGKNRVFRSYLGTGYYDCVTPPVILRNILENPAWYTSYTPYQAEISQGRLEALLNFQTMVTDLTGMEIANASLLDEATAAAEAMALAHAVSPNTGAVKFLVAGGCFPQTIEVLRTRAEPLGIEIVVGIDGALHKQFDETFFGLIVQYPRTEGRIWNYSSLFSKAKEKGIVSIVAADLLALTVLMPPGQFGADVVVGSAQRFGVPMGYGGPHAAFFATREAYKRSMPGRLIGVSKDAQGNPALRLALQTREQHIRRDKATSNICTAQALLANMASSYAVYHGPAGLRRIATRIHHFAKMLAEGARRLGHSIGLKGDPEEMNWKFFDTVQIILNGETPQAVYARALERQINLHKSGSTVRIALDETTTEADVDELLEILTPAGLKAPKTSELKAEVDPSLPEGLAREGEILTHPVFRKYHTETEMLRYLRRLEMKDFSLATSMIPLGSCTMKLNATTEMIPVTWPEFGRLHPFAPRAQAAGYAELFSQLEKWLGEITGFPAVSLQPNAGSQGEYAGLIAVRDYYASRGEKGRDVCLIPVSAHGTNPASAAMAGFRVVAVQCEPGGDIDVADLKAKIAAHRDSLGVLMVTYPSTHGVFEDGIDEICRLVHEAGGQVYMDGANMNAQVGLCRPGDIGADVCHLNLHKTFCIPHGGGGPGVGPIGVAKHLAPFLPGHKVAGLSGAGAVSAAPWGSASILVISWAYIAMLGAEGLRQSTELALLNANYVARRLDPYFPVLYKGKGGLVAHECIVDLRPWKKRAGFEVEDVAKRLIDYGFHAPTMSWPVPGTLMIEPTESESKAELDRFCDAMISIHAEMEAAEASGNLESNPLKHAPHTAHVVTAEAWDRPYSREEAAFPSAAVREHKVWPPVGRVDNVYGDRNLVCTCPSVEELAVA; from the coding sequence ATGAGCAACGCGCTCCCCGATCCGCTCCTCCCGCGCCACCTCGGCTCCGGGCAGGAGGAAGTCGCCGCCATGCTGGCGGCCGTCGGCCAGCCTTCGCTAGACGCCCTGGCCGACGCGGCGGTGCCCGCCGCCATCCGCCTGCGCCGCCCCCTCGACCTGCCCGCGCCGGTCGGGGAAGGGGAGGCCCTGGAAAAGCTCCGCGCCATCGCGGGAAAGAACCGCGTCTTCCGCTCCTACCTGGGCACCGGCTACTACGACTGCGTCACCCCGCCCGTCATCCTCCGCAACATCCTGGAGAATCCGGCCTGGTACACCTCCTACACCCCCTACCAGGCGGAGATCTCCCAGGGCCGCCTGGAGGCGCTCCTCAACTTCCAGACCATGGTCACCGACCTGACCGGCATGGAAATCGCCAACGCCTCCCTCCTGGACGAGGCGACCGCCGCCGCCGAGGCGATGGCGCTGGCCCACGCCGTCAGCCCCAACACTGGTGCGGTAAAGTTCCTCGTGGCGGGCGGATGTTTTCCCCAGACCATCGAAGTCCTCCGCACCCGCGCCGAGCCTCTGGGCATCGAAATCGTCGTGGGCATCGACGGTGCCCTGCATAAGCAATTTGATGAAACGTTCTTCGGCCTGATCGTTCAGTATCCGCGCACCGAGGGGAGGATTTGGAACTATTCCAGCTTGTTCTCCAAGGCGAAGGAAAAGGGGATTGTTTCCATCGTCGCGGCCGATCTCCTGGCGCTGACGGTATTGATGCCCCCAGGCCAGTTCGGGGCGGACGTCGTGGTGGGCAGCGCCCAGCGCTTCGGCGTCCCGATGGGCTACGGCGGGCCGCACGCCGCCTTCTTTGCCACGCGGGAGGCTTACAAGCGGTCGATGCCGGGCCGCCTCATCGGCGTTTCCAAGGACGCGCAGGGTAATCCCGCCCTCCGTCTGGCCCTACAAACGCGCGAGCAGCACATCCGCCGCGACAAGGCGACGAGCAACATCTGCACCGCCCAAGCCCTTCTGGCGAACATGGCTTCCAGCTACGCCGTCTATCACGGCCCGGCGGGGCTGCGCCGCATCGCCACCCGCATTCATCATTTTGCCAAAATGTTGGCGGAGGGAGCACGGCGGCTGGGCCACTCCATCGGCTTAAAGGGCGACCCTGAGGAAATGAATTGGAAGTTCTTCGATACCGTCCAAATCATCCTCAACGGGGAAACGCCCCAGGCTGTCTACGCCCGGGCTTTGGAGCGCCAGATCAACCTGCACAAAAGCGGTTCGACCGTCCGTATCGCCCTGGACGAGACGACGACCGAGGCCGATGTCGATGAATTGCTCGAAATCCTGACGCCTGCGGGCCTCAAGGCGCCCAAGACCTCCGAATTGAAGGCGGAAGTCGATCCGTCCCTGCCGGAAGGTTTGGCCCGCGAAGGGGAAATCCTGACGCATCCCGTCTTTAGGAAATACCACACGGAGACGGAGATGCTCCGCTACCTGCGGCGGCTGGAGATGAAGGACTTTTCCCTGGCCACCTCCATGATCCCGCTGGGCTCCTGCACGATGAAGCTCAACGCCACCACGGAGATGATCCCCGTGACGTGGCCCGAGTTCGGCAGGCTCCATCCCTTCGCCCCGCGCGCGCAGGCCGCCGGGTACGCCGAACTCTTCTCCCAGCTGGAAAAGTGGCTGGGCGAGATCACCGGCTTCCCCGCCGTTTCCCTTCAGCCGAACGCAGGCTCCCAGGGGGAATACGCCGGGCTCATCGCCGTGCGGGACTACTACGCCAGCCGGGGCGAAAAGGGGCGGGACGTCTGCCTGATTCCCGTTTCCGCCCACGGCACCAACCCGGCCAGCGCGGCCATGGCGGGCTTCCGCGTCGTCGCCGTCCAGTGCGAGCCGGGCGGGGACATCGACGTGGCCGACCTGAAGGCGAAGATCGCCGCCCACCGCGATTCCCTCGGCGTCCTCATGGTCACCTATCCCTCCACCCACGGCGTCTTCGAGGACGGCATCGACGAGATCTGCCGCCTGGTCCACGAGGCGGGCGGCCAGGTCTACATGGACGGGGCGAACATGAACGCCCAGGTCGGCCTCTGCCGCCCGGGCGACATCGGCGCGGACGTCTGCCACCTGAACCTCCACAAGACCTTCTGCATCCCGCACGGCGGCGGCGGCCCGGGCGTCGGCCCCATCGGCGTGGCCAAGCACCTGGCTCCCTTCCTGCCGGGGCACAAGGTCGCCGGGCTCTCCGGCGCGGGCGCCGTCTCCGCCGCGCCGTGGGGCAGCGCCTCCATCCTGGTCATCTCCTGGGCCTACATCGCCATGCTGGGGGCCGAAGGCCTCCGCCAGTCCACGGAGCTGGCCCTCCTTAACGCCAACTACGTCGCCCGCCGCCTCGATCCCTACTTCCCCGTCCTCTACAAGGGGAAGGGCGGCCTGGTGGCCCACGAGTGCATCGTCGACCTCCGCCCGTGGAAGAAGCGCGCCGGGTTCGAGGTGGAGGACGTGGCCAAGCGGCTGATCGATTACGGCTTCCACGCGCCCACCATGTCGTGGCCCGTCCCGGGCACCCTCATGATCGAGCCGACGGAGAGCGAGTCGAAGGCCGAGCTGGACCGCTTCTGCGACGCCATGATCTCCATCCACGCGGAGATGGAAGCGGCGGAGGCCTCCGGCAACCTCGAGAGCAATCCCCTCAAGCACGCCCCGCACACCGCCCACGTCGTCACGGCGGAGGCATGGGACCGGCCCTACAGCCGGGAGGAAGCCGCCTTCCCCAGCGCCGCCGTCCGCGAGCACAAGGTCTGGCCGCCCGTCGGCCGGGTCGACAACGTCTACGGCGACCGCAACCTGGTCTGCACCTGCCCCTCCGTCGAGGAGCTGGCCGTGGCATGA
- the gcvH gene encoding glycine cleavage system protein GcvH, which translates to MMSTPANLRYAASHEWLDPETGRVGITDHAQNALSDVVFYEAPKIGRQVKAKEAVAVVESVKAASDIYSPVDGEIVEVNEALAAEPALVNTDPYGKGWLFKVRVADPAQAAALHDAAAYDALAAQS; encoded by the coding sequence ATCATGAGCACTCCCGCCAATCTCCGCTACGCCGCCTCCCATGAATGGCTCGACCCTGAAACGGGCCGCGTCGGCATCACCGACCACGCCCAGAACGCCCTCTCCGACGTCGTCTTCTACGAGGCGCCGAAAATCGGCCGCCAGGTGAAGGCGAAGGAAGCCGTCGCCGTCGTCGAGTCGGTCAAGGCCGCCTCCGACATCTACAGCCCGGTCGACGGGGAGATCGTCGAAGTCAACGAGGCCCTGGCCGCCGAGCCCGCCCTGGTCAACACCGACCCCTACGGCAAGGGCTGGCTCTTCAAGGTCCGCGTGGCCGATCCCGCCCAGGCCGCCGCCCTCCACGACGCGGCCGCCTACGACGCCCTGGCCGCCCAGTCCTAG
- the gcvT gene encoding glycine cleavage system aminomethyltransferase GcvT, whose translation MRHTPLHQAHLRRGARMVEFGGWEMPVFYSSILDEHQAVRTKAGLFDIAHMGEFRVAGPGAGAALDQLLTNDVAKLAVGEGQYTLLPNERGGVIDDLLVYRTGEEGYLLVVNAAKIEEDRTWIASHLPQGVSFQDESDAVGAVALQGPKAAEIAGALLPGLALPARNRIVSTIWNGVPLEIARTGYTGEDGFELFVPAASAEALWEALFEVGTTHGLQPCGLGSRDTLRLEACYPLNGQDLSPDHTPLEAGLGFFVALGKEAEFPGKAVLKEQKASGVQRRLVALKPLEKGAPPRSHYPILDGDRPVGEVTSGTLSPTLGHGIALGYVEAGSAAAGTRLDVEVRGRRLPVEVVPKPFYKKQS comes from the coding sequence ATGCGCCACACTCCTCTCCACCAGGCCCACCTGCGCCGCGGGGCGCGGATGGTCGAGTTCGGCGGCTGGGAAATGCCGGTCTTCTATTCCAGCATCCTGGACGAACACCAGGCCGTCCGCACGAAGGCGGGCCTCTTCGACATCGCCCACATGGGGGAATTCCGCGTCGCGGGCCCCGGCGCGGGCGCGGCGCTGGACCAGCTCCTGACGAACGACGTGGCTAAGCTGGCCGTCGGCGAGGGGCAATACACCCTCCTGCCGAACGAGCGCGGCGGCGTCATCGACGATCTCCTTGTCTACCGCACCGGGGAGGAAGGCTACCTTCTGGTCGTCAACGCGGCGAAGATCGAGGAAGACCGCACCTGGATCGCCTCCCACCTGCCGCAGGGCGTTTCCTTCCAGGATGAGAGCGACGCCGTGGGCGCCGTCGCCCTGCAGGGACCGAAGGCGGCGGAAATCGCCGGGGCGCTCCTGCCCGGCCTGGCCCTGCCCGCGCGGAACCGGATCGTTTCGACGATTTGGAACGGCGTCCCCCTTGAAATCGCCCGCACCGGCTACACCGGGGAGGACGGCTTTGAGCTTTTCGTTCCCGCCGCTTCCGCCGAGGCGTTGTGGGAAGCCTTGTTCGAAGTCGGCACGACCCACGGCCTGCAACCATGCGGCCTGGGCAGCCGGGACACGCTCCGCCTGGAGGCCTGCTATCCGCTCAACGGCCAGGACCTTTCCCCGGACCACACCCCGCTGGAAGCGGGGCTCGGCTTCTTCGTCGCCCTCGGGAAAGAGGCCGAGTTCCCCGGCAAGGCCGTCCTCAAGGAGCAAAAGGCCAGCGGCGTCCAGCGCCGCCTCGTCGCCCTCAAGCCCCTGGAAAAAGGCGCCCCGCCCCGCTCCCACTACCCGATCCTCGACGGCGACCGCCCGGTCGGCGAGGTAACCAGCGGCACCCTTTCCCCCACGCTCGGCCACGGCATCGCCCTGGGCTACGTGGAGGCGGGCTCCGCCGCCGCGGGCACCCGTCTCGACGTCGAGGTCCGGGGCCGCCGCCTGCCCGTCGAAGTCGTCCCCAAACCCTTCTACAAAAAACAATCATGA
- the ispE gene encoding 4-(cytidine 5'-diphospho)-2-C-methyl-D-erythritol kinase produces MNERKIEVFAPAKINLYLHIVGKRPDGFHELETLMVPISVGDVLHVALTERPGIELTCDRADLAADKSNLVYRAAALFLEKYGVKEGVRIHLEKKTPIGAGLGGGSSDAAHTLLALRQLTGAAASDEDLAALAATLGSDVPFFIYKKPAVCKGRGEIIEPCVLKDSYEGLLVHPGFGVSTPWAYQAYAAAPKKGEEGPAFEFGPLRNDLEPPVFGKHLWLPTAKAWLASQPESRAALMSGSGSSVFALLKPGADAAALAERFKAEFGDTLFVSPFKVV; encoded by the coding sequence ATGAACGAACGAAAAATTGAAGTCTTCGCACCCGCGAAGATCAACCTCTATTTGCACATTGTCGGAAAACGGCCCGATGGCTTCCACGAATTGGAGACCCTCATGGTCCCCATTTCCGTGGGGGACGTCCTCCACGTCGCCCTGACGGAGCGGCCCGGCATCGAGCTGACCTGCGACCGGGCCGACCTGGCCGCCGACAAGTCCAACCTGGTTTACCGGGCCGCCGCCCTCTTCCTCGAAAAATACGGAGTGAAGGAAGGCGTCCGCATCCACCTGGAAAAGAAGACCCCCATCGGCGCGGGCCTCGGCGGCGGCAGCAGCGACGCCGCCCACACCCTCCTGGCCCTGCGGCAGCTGACCGGCGCCGCCGCGTCCGACGAGGACCTGGCCGCCCTGGCCGCCACCCTGGGGAGCGACGTCCCCTTCTTCATCTATAAGAAACCCGCCGTCTGCAAAGGCCGGGGAGAGATCATCGAGCCCTGCGTCCTGAAGGATTCCTACGAAGGCCTCCTGGTCCACCCCGGCTTCGGCGTCTCGACGCCCTGGGCCTACCAGGCCTACGCGGCCGCCCCGAAGAAAGGGGAGGAGGGCCCGGCCTTCGAGTTCGGCCCCCTGCGGAACGACTTGGAGCCGCCCGTCTTCGGCAAGCACCTCTGGCTCCCCACGGCCAAGGCCTGGCTCGCCAGCCAGCCGGAATCCCGCGCCGCCCTCATGAGCGGCAGCGGCAGCTCGGTCTTCGCCCTCCTCAAGCCCGGGGCCGACGCGGCCGCCCTGGCGGAGCGGTTCAAGGCGGAATTCGGCGACACCCTCTTCGTCTCCCCCTTCAAGGTCGTCTAG
- the pyrF gene encoding orotidine-5'-phosphate decarboxylase, producing MTTDSIIVALDFDEADQALLLVRQIKDYLSCFKVGSQLFTREGPAFIEKLRALGVDVFLDLKFHDIPETVRKAVRAAAALDLKFLTIHASGGRAMMESALEGARGTRTTVLGVTVLTSLEDAALAEIGYRQTAREQVVHLAKLARASGLGGLVCSPLEIEPLREALGSEMKLVTPGIRGAADAAGDQRRTLSAAEALRRGADHLVVGRPITAAPDPVAAALGILKEIGRL from the coding sequence ATGACCACCGATTCCATCATCGTAGCGCTCGATTTTGACGAGGCCGATCAGGCTCTCCTCCTGGTGCGACAAATCAAGGATTATCTCTCCTGCTTCAAAGTCGGCAGCCAGCTTTTCACCCGGGAAGGCCCCGCCTTCATCGAGAAGCTGCGGGCTCTGGGGGTGGACGTCTTCCTGGATCTGAAGTTCCACGACATCCCGGAAACGGTGCGAAAGGCCGTGCGGGCCGCCGCCGCCCTCGACCTCAAGTTTTTGACCATCCACGCCTCCGGCGGCCGGGCCATGATGGAATCCGCCCTGGAAGGGGCCCGGGGCACCCGGACGACCGTCCTGGGCGTCACCGTCCTGACCAGCCTGGAAGACGCCGCCCTGGCGGAGATCGGATACCGGCAGACCGCCCGGGAGCAGGTCGTCCACCTGGCGAAGCTGGCCCGCGCCTCCGGCCTGGGCGGGCTGGTCTGTTCCCCCCTGGAAATCGAGCCCCTGCGCGAGGCGCTGGGTTCTGAAATGAAGCTCGTCACCCCCGGCATCCGGGGCGCCGCCGACGCGGCGGGCGACCAGCGGCGGACGCTCTCCGCCGCGGAAGCCCTCCGGCGCGGGGCGGACCACCTCGTCGTCGGCCGGCCGATCACCGCCGCGCCCGATCCGGTGGCCGCCGCCCTGGGCATTCTGAAAGAGATCGGCCGCTTGTGA
- a CDS encoding ATP-dependent helicase translates to MRLNPSQVSVVAAREPRILVLAGAGTGKTATSVHWVADLIRGGAKRSEILMITFTRKAAQEMAQRIEGLISGIPRKSAKDRLTVGTYHAVASLLLRQEGKKFGMVNNEFTTLDESECQSIWKSALKQCGLTSKSALFVPNRLQQMLSLCRNTGESMDAALEAAFAKHAKTLRRVVATYEELKKAANVVDYDDLLVLWLDRMRRDPEYAAKLRKQWPYVLVDEMQDNNRLNQALLDALDPQTLLVVGDANQSIYGFRGSDSRLIGEFSSKRTGTAIYKLESNYRSGQGILDLANAVVAGTPSALTLQSARDIEAEISYHCYGGPAQEAAGVIGWLQLRHAGGRKPCESAVLARSSKALTELEVSLNAHRIRYKKYGGQTIADAAEVKDFISFLRLSHNGHDKIALLRALMQFPGIGEGTAAQVIANHQDRDSLFADDFWPKPAQELPQWIEHLRAAPTLHEKGVYLEEKIKPLIQANYPKDAEERLGTLRALVTSLEALQTPLADFLDGFALSRQTNDFHPDDAIILSTIHSSKGLEWDGVCLIGAGSCQIPHPRSLDSGDIEEERRLFYVAVTRARRELLLTFPAATDRGQTQRPCPFIPDGTKWKFFTGV, encoded by the coding sequence GTGAGGCTCAATCCTTCGCAGGTATCCGTCGTCGCGGCGCGGGAGCCGCGCATCCTGGTCCTGGCGGGCGCGGGCACGGGAAAGACCGCGACCAGCGTCCACTGGGTCGCCGACCTGATCCGGGGCGGCGCCAAGCGGAGCGAGATCCTGATGATCACCTTCACCCGCAAGGCCGCGCAGGAGATGGCCCAGCGGATCGAGGGGCTCATCTCCGGGATTCCGCGCAAATCGGCCAAGGACCGCCTGACCGTGGGCACCTATCACGCCGTGGCCAGCCTGCTGCTGCGGCAGGAGGGAAAGAAATTCGGCATGGTGAACAACGAGTTCACCACCCTGGACGAGTCGGAGTGCCAGTCGATTTGGAAGTCGGCCCTCAAGCAGTGCGGCCTCACCAGCAAGTCGGCCCTCTTTGTGCCAAACCGGCTCCAGCAGATGCTCTCCCTCTGCCGGAACACGGGGGAGTCAATGGACGCCGCGCTGGAGGCGGCCTTCGCCAAGCATGCCAAGACCCTCCGCCGCGTCGTGGCCACCTACGAGGAGCTGAAAAAGGCGGCCAACGTGGTCGACTACGATGATCTCCTGGTCCTTTGGCTCGACCGGATGCGGCGGGACCCGGAATACGCCGCCAAGCTGCGCAAGCAGTGGCCCTACGTCCTGGTCGACGAGATGCAGGACAACAACCGGCTGAACCAGGCCCTCCTCGACGCCCTCGACCCGCAGACGCTCCTTGTCGTCGGCGACGCCAACCAGTCGATCTACGGCTTCCGCGGCTCCGATTCCCGCCTGATCGGTGAGTTTTCCTCCAAGCGGACGGGGACCGCCATCTACAAGCTGGAGAGCAATTACCGGAGCGGCCAGGGCATCCTGGACCTGGCCAACGCCGTCGTCGCCGGAACGCCCTCCGCCCTCACCCTGCAGAGCGCCCGGGACATCGAGGCGGAGATCTCCTACCACTGTTACGGCGGTCCCGCGCAGGAGGCGGCGGGCGTCATCGGCTGGCTCCAGCTGCGCCACGCCGGGGGGCGCAAGCCGTGCGAGAGCGCCGTGCTGGCCCGCTCCTCCAAGGCCCTGACGGAATTGGAGGTCTCCCTCAACGCCCACCGGATCCGTTACAAGAAATACGGCGGCCAGACCATTGCCGACGCGGCGGAGGTGAAGGACTTCATCAGCTTCCTGCGCCTCTCCCATAACGGGCACGACAAGATCGCCCTTCTGCGCGCGCTCATGCAGTTCCCCGGCATCGGGGAAGGGACGGCGGCCCAGGTCATCGCCAACCATCAGGACCGGGACAGCCTCTTCGCCGACGACTTCTGGCCGAAGCCCGCGCAGGAGTTGCCGCAGTGGATCGAGCACCTGCGGGCCGCCCCCACCCTGCACGAGAAGGGCGTCTACCTGGAGGAGAAGATCAAGCCCCTCATCCAGGCCAATTACCCGAAGGACGCGGAGGAGCGCCTGGGCACGCTGCGCGCGCTGGTCACCTCCCTGGAAGCGCTCCAGACGCCGCTGGCCGACTTCCTGGACGGCTTTGCCCTGAGCCGCCAGACGAACGATTTCCACCCGGACGACGCGATCATCCTCTCCACCATCCATTCCTCCAAGGGATTGGAATGGGACGGCGTCTGCCTGATCGGCGCGGGAAGCTGCCAGATCCCGCATCCCCGTTCCCTGGATTCGGGGGATATCGAGGAGGAGCGGCGGCTCTTCTACGTTGCCGTCACGCGGGCGCGGCGGGAACTCCTGCTCACCTTCCCTGCCGCCACGGATCGCGGCCAGACCCAGCGCCCCTGCCCCTTCATCCCGGACGGGACGAAGTGGAAATTCTTCACGGGGGTTTGA